The following nucleotide sequence is from Tardiphaga alba.
GCGCGGAGTTTTTGCGGTTTTTTGGGTTTGTCAGCCATAGGCGCGTGGTACCAGCGCGGGCAGGAACCGGCAAGAAGCGAGGCGCGCCACTGGGGCTGCCATGCATTCGCGGAACCAAGCCATCCGGTCCTCGTTCCTTTTCGATACCGGTGCCATCCGCCGGGCCAGAAACGAGGCTTTTCCCATGTCCCCGCTCGTCAGCGCGCTTGCCCGTACCGGCCTGGCGCTCAAGCTCGATCAGGTCAAACGCGCCACCTCCTCCTATATGCGCGACCGCAGCGAGCAGGGCACCAGTATCGCCGTCTCCTATGCCACCGCCGCCGGCCTCTACGCCGCCGCGGGCATCTTCCTGATCGCCACGCTGCTGGTGGGGGCCGCCGCGCTGTTCCGCTGGGTTGAAATCGAATATGGGCTGTTTCCGGCCTTCGGCGTCACAGGCGGCCTGCTGCTGCTGCTGGCCGCAACATTTGCGGGCCTTGCAGCAGCCCGACTGAAGAAGCCGTCGCGGCAATTTCCGACGCTCAGCAGCCGGCTGCGTGTCGCCGTCAATGCCACGCCATCCCGACAATCGTCGATCCCGGCGCAGCGGACGGCCCAGCCCGCTGAATTCAAGCCGAGTACGTCGCCGTCCCGCCCACGCACTCCGACGAATAGCGACAACGGCCCGCTCAAGGCCGGGCTGCTGCTGGCTGCGACACTGGCCGGCTGGGCGCTGACGCGCCGCCACCAATTGGCGAAGGACATCACCCCGCCGCGCAAGCAGGCCAAAGCAGAGAACTGATGCGCCTTCGCCGGATCGACGCCGAAGCCGTGTGGCTCGTCGCGGCCACCACGGCAGCCGTGCTGGCAGTCCAGAGCCTGGCCGCATCAGCCCAGCGTCCTGCGAGCCAGATCGCCAGACGCCCCGCCCAACCCGCTGCGGAGCATGCCCAGCCAGATCGCGGCCGGGACTCGACCACGCCACTGCAAATCCCGCAGGCCGGCTGGAAAGACATCCTGTGGCGCACCTACGAACAGATCAACGAGGATCGCCTGCTGGCCATCGCTGCAGGTGTCGTGTTTTACGGGCTGCTGGCCGTGTTCCCCGCCATCACGGCGCTGGTCTCCTGCTACGGCCTGTTCGCCGACGCCTCGACCATCTCGGACAACCTGCAGACCCTGGCGATGGTGTTGCCTGCGGGCTCCTACCAGATCGTGCAGGACCAGATCGCCCGCGTGCTGGCCAAAGGGCCGGCGAGCCTCGGCTTCACTTTCCTGCTCGGCATCGCACTGGCCTTGTGGAGCGCCAATGCAGGCGTGAAAGCGGTCATCGATGCACTCAACGTCGTCTATGACGAACGCGAAAAGCGCAATTTCATCAAGCTCAATGCACTGTCCCTCGCCTTTACCGCAGGCGGTATCGCGGCGCTGCTGCTGATGGTGAGCGCCGTCGTCGCCTTTCCGCTCGCCATGGATCGCATCGGCATGGCGCAGGACAGCAAGCTGCTCGTCAGCCTGGCACGCTGGCCGCTGGTGCTGCTGGTGGTCATGCTCGCGCTCGGCCTGCTCTACCGGTTCGGACCAAGCCGCCCTGGCGCGCGCTGGGAATGGCTGGGCATCGGCACCATCGTCGCCGCAGCGCTCTGGCTTGCCGGCTCGCTACTGCTGTCGTGGTATTTGTCCAATTTCGGCAATTACGACGCGACTTATGGTTCGCTGGGCGCCGCCATCGGCCTGATGATGTGGATGTGGATGTCCGCGATCATCGTCCTGTGCGGGCGGAACTGAATGCAGAGATCGAGCATCAGACCGCCGTGGACACGACGGTCGGCCCCAACCGGCCGATGGGCGCCCGCGGCGCGGCCATGGCCGACACGCTCGGGCGGGCGAGCCACTAAAGGCGCACAAAAAGCATCGGTGGGCATCGCAGCGGAGGCCCATTTCCGAATCAGCAATGATGATAGACTGGACACCGTATTTCGCGGACGGGCGTAAGCTCGCCTGCCGCAAAGGATTTTAGGATTTCAGGGTGTCGCGCGCGTCATGATTCGCATCTCCACGATATTCGTCGGCATCTGCATGGTGCTGATCGCGGCGTCGCTCGGGATGGTGCTCTATGTCGTGGCCAAGATCAGCGGCTATGAGGCGATGATCGTCGGCCTCACGGCACTCACCATCATGATTCTCTACAATGCCGTGTCGCTGCGCATAAAAGACCGCGCCGAGGCCAGCGGCCAGATCTCGGATCTGTCACGCGGCACCACCGACCTCGCCCGCCAGGTCGCCGAATATGGCCGCCGCCTCGCAGCACTCGAAGCCAAGATGAACACGGCGCAGACCAACAATCAGGAGCGCATCCAGGGCGTGATGGGTGAGATCGGCGAGTTGGGGACGCTGATGCGCCAGCTCGCCACCTCGGTCGCCAATCACGAAGACATGCTGATGGCGCCGCCGCCAGCGCCGCCCGCCCACGTCGCCATTGCGCCTCCCGCGCCGCCAGTGCGCCCCGTCAGCGTGATGCCGGAAATGCCGCTTGCGGTCACCATTGCCGAAGACACGGTCGCACCACCGGTTGTCGCACCGGTCGCCGTTGCGAGCCCTATCGTGCCGGCACAGAACGACGCGCAATTCGCCGCCACGATCCGCAGCGCCATCGCCGACAACCGCATCGACATCTACCTGCAGCCGGTGGTGACGCTGCCGCAGCGCAAGGTGCGTTTCTACGAAGCGATCTCGCGCCTGCGCGACGACAAGGACCAGATCATCGTCGCCGACGACTTCATCGGTCCCGCCGAAGCCGCCGGGTTGATGCAGCAGATCGACCACAGCGTGCTCCTGCGCAGCATGCAGGTGCTGCGTCGCTTGATGGTGCGCAACAAGGATGTCGGCGTATTCTGCAACGTCGCCAAGGCGACGCTGTCGGATCCCCAGGCCTTCGCGCAGTTCATCGATTTCCTCGACGCCAATCGCGCGCTGGCGCCATCCTTCGTGCTGGAGTTCAAGCAGAGCACGTTCCGCAGCCTCGGCCCGGTCGAGAGCGAGCATCTCGCCGCTTTGGCCCAACGCGGCTATCGCTTCTCCATCGACCATGTCACGGACCTTCGGATCGAGCCGCGCGAATTGGCCGACCGGGCCGTCCGTTACATCAAGGTCCCGGCCACGCTGATGCTCGATCCCAACCAGGCATCGCTGTCGGATATCCACGCTGCCGACCTGTCAGACCTGCTCGGACGCTTCGGGATCGACCTGATTGCCGAGCGCATCGAGGGTGAACGCGCCGTCGTGGACCTGCTGGATTTCGACGTCCGCTTCGGCCAGGGCTTCCTGTTCGCCGCCCCTCGGCCGTTGCGCCCGGAAACTCCGGCTGCTAACGCAGCCCCGGCATCTTCCGCCAAGGCTCCAACGGGACCCGTTGGTGCAGCTCGTCCGGCTCATGGCGCCGTTCCCCGTGGCGAACAGCCGCGTGCCGGTGGCGTCGCTGCGCTGGCCCGCCGCGCCACCGGTCCGAACTGATCGGCACTTCTTTCATGACCACTCTGCGTTTCGCCGAACGTCTGCGCGACCTCACCGGGAATGTCGATGTCGTCCTCAGCGACATCTGGGGCGTCGTTCATAACGGCCTCGAGTCGTTTCCCGATGCCTGCGCCGCGCTGCATACGTTCCGCGCCCAGGGCGGCACCGTGGTGCTGATCACCAATGCACCGCGCCCGGCGGATTCGGTGCAGCGACAGCTGCGCAAGCTGAACGTGCCCGATGATTGCTATGACGCCATCGTCTCGTCCGGCGACCTCACCCGCAATTTCGTCGCCGAGCGGCCGGGCCAGGCCATGCATCTGATCGGCCCGGATCGCGATTCATCGATCCATCGCGGGCTCGATGTGAAACTGGTGCCGCTGATGGACAGCGATTACATCGTCTGCAGCGGCCTGTTCGACGACGAAACCGAGACTGCGGAAGACTACCGCGACATGATGCAGCAGGCGCTGTCGAAGAAGCTCACCATGGTCTGCGCCAATCCGGACATCATCGTCGAACGCGGCGACCGACTGATCTATTGCGCCGGTGCCGTGTCCGAACTCTATCGCGAGATGGGCGGCGAGGTGATTTTCTACGGCAAGCCGCACAGGCCGATCTATGACCGCGCCATGGCGCTGGCCAAGGCGAAGCGCGGCAAGGATACGGAATTGAGCCGCGTGCTGGCGATCGGCGACAGCGTACGCACCGATCTCGCCGGCGCGCATGGCTATGGCATCGACCTGCTGTTCGTCACCCGCGGCATTCACGCCGGGGACTTTGACGGCGTCGAGCAGATGAATGCGGCCGAAGTGAAAGAACTGTTCGGGCACCCGCCGAAGGCGTTGATGCGCGAATTGAAGTGGTGAGTTGTCGTCCCGGCGCTCTTTTCCCTCCCCAAGCGGCACAGCCGCGCCGTGGGGAGGGTGGCACGAGCCTGACGAAGCGAAGCTTCGTTATGGCGAGTGACGGGTGGGGTCTATCCCCGCGCTCTGACGTCACGCGGGGCGCCCCACCCCGGCCCTCCCCACTGCGCGGCTTCGCCGCTTGAGGGAGGGAGCACTACTGTCCCGGCTCAAATGCAAAATGCCCGGCGCAAAGCCGGGCATTCGCGAAACTCGGTGATCGAAATCAGGCTTACGCCGGCACAGCGTCCGGGAACACGGCTTCGATCTTGGTCTTCAGCGTTGCCGCGTTGAACGGCTTGACGATGTAGTTGTTCACGCCAGCCTTCTTGGCGGCGATCACGTTCTCGGTCTTCGATTCCGCGGTGATCATGATGAACGGTGTCTGCGACAGGTTGGGGTCGGCGCGGACTTCTTTGAGCAGGTCGTAGCCGGTCATCGGCTCCATGTTCCAGTCGGAAATCACGAGGCCATACTTCTTGGTACGCATCTTCTCGAGCGCCATGGAGCCGTCGCTGGCATCGTCGATATGCTCAAAGCCCAGCTGCTTCAGAAGATTGCGAATGATGCGGATCATGGTGTTGTAATCGTCCACCACCAGCACCGACATCGACAAATCAACCGCCATCTTCAGTCCCCCTCAGGCACGATACGCGCGTAATAACAAATGATGTTTGCCGAACGGCAAACCGATCTGGATTGAGATTTAGCAGCGTCGGTTAAATTTCCCGTTAACCGGGAGCCGCCGGTAAATCCGTCAAATTAGACGGGAATACCGATAGCGCGAGAGGCTTTCGCTTTCCTTACCGCCGGCTTGACTGGGTCTCGCGCGCGCGCCACGGTCCGCCATCATTGAAAACCATCAACGAATCCAATCATGACGTCTGCCTTTACCGTAATCCGCGACACCACACCGATCAGCGACATCCCAAGGGGATGCGTGGTGGCAATGGGTAATTTCGATGGTGTGCATCTCGGGCATCGCACCGTCATTGGTGCAGCACTCCGCATGGCGGAGTTGCACAAGACCCGCGCGCTGGCGGTCACCTTCGAGCCGCATCCGCGGCTGTTCTTCAGCCCGAACACGCCGCAGTTCCGGCTGTCCGATGAACCTGCGAAGCTGCGGCTCCTGGCCGGCACGGGGCTGGCGGGGGCCGTGGTCATGACATTCGACAAGGGCCGCGCCGGCACCACGGCGCATGATTTCATTCACCACGATCTGATCGAACGCCTCGGCATCAGCGGCATCGCCGTCGGCTACGACTTCCATTTCGGCAAGGGCCGCACCGGCTCGCCCAGCCTGCTCGCCACCGAAATGCCGCGGCTCGGTATCGAGGTCGATATCCAGCCGCATGTGGACATCGACGAACGGCCGGTGTCTTCCACTGCCATCCGCATGGCGCTGGCCGAGGGGCAAATCGTCGAAGCCACCGAGATGCTGCAGGGTCCGTGGTTCATCACGGGCGAAGTGATCCACGGTCAGAAGCTCGGCCGCGATCTCGGTTATCCCACCGCCAATATCCGCCTGCCCGCGAGTTGCGGCCTGCGTCACGGCATCTATGCGGTGCGCGTCGGCCGCGGCAACGAACGCTTCGATGGGGTCGCCTCATTCGGCCGCCGCCCCACCTTCGACAACGGCGCACCGCTGCTGGAAGTGTTTCTGTTCGACTTCAAGGGCGACCTCTACGGCCAGACGCTGGACGTGGCGTTCATCGCCTATATCCGGGATGAACTTAAATTCGACGGGATAGACGCGTTGATCGTTCAGATGAACGATGACAGCGCAAAGGCGCGGGCTGCACTGGCAGCGGCGCCGGATGTGTTTCCGAGACTGGGAAAGGTGAGGTAGTTCAGCGCGAACGCCAGAGACGTGGATCGAAGGGCGCTGTGATTGTCTCTATGATGCTGATGAACGGCGCGTCGCTATGCAGAGGGTTCAGCAGATAGTTTTTAGCCGGCCTTACGATCGCGGATGGCACTTGCAACAACGCGTTCGCACTCCTGTTTAACCAGCTGTCACCCATCGCCCGCGTTACATCAATTCGCTTGAGCCAATCCATTGGCAAATCGGCAGCGTCGATCTGGTCGGCCTTGATTTTGTCTTCAGCCCGAACACGAAGCAACTGGTAGCTCGCAGGAGCAAAGTTGAAGTCGAGATGAACAATCATCTCCAGTAACGCGCTGGACGGATGATCAGCGAGGTAGACGATGCGCCTGCCCTCGGAGTGCCAGCGGCCACCGAAGCGCAAGCCACCGATACCAGACAAATCCGGATAATTTGAGATCCGCCAGAGCTCCATCGTGAAGGCTCAAGCGAAAATGCCGTGGTCGATCTGTCCTAACGTCTCATGTACCACCGCAGCGCCGATGTCGTCCTTCATGAGATCGATTGGCTTTTGCCCATACATCGACCTGTTAGGATGATTGAACCATCTCTCGGCTTTTGCCGGATCACCGAACACCTGGTCTGCATATGCGCGAACCTCAAGCAAACTCGGGACGTGCTCGCGCATGGGAGCATTCCGTGCTTCCTCGGGAAGCGGCCCCTGCCGTCGCAAATCCTTCAAATGCTGATATTGCTCGATGCGGGTACGCGGGTTCATCGGTTTCGCTCCACGATCTCAACAAAATATACCGTTAGTCGTAAAATACAACCATAACTCGACACCTGCGCCGGAGGCTCGCCCTGACCAAGACCGAAAAACAGAAAATGCTCGCGGGTGAGCTCTACAATCCCGCCGGCAATGCCGAACTCGCCGCGGACGAGGCTGCCGCCAAGGCGTGGATGGCGCGCTACAACGCGACCATGGATGCGACCAATGCCGAGCGCCATGCGCTGCTGGTCGAGCAGTTCAAGCAGGTCGGCAAGGATGTCGCGATCCGGCCGCCTTTCTTCATCGACTACGGCTACAACATCAGCGTCGGCGACGGCGTGTTCATGAATTTCAACTGCGTCATTCTCGACATCATGAGCGTGACCATCGGCGACCGCACCCAGATCGGACCCGGCGTCCAGATCCTGGCGGCGGACCACCCGCGCGATGCCGCCACAAGGCGGAAGATGCTGGAATTCGGCCGGCCGGTGAGCATCGGGGCCGATGTCTGGATTGGCGGCGGAGCCATCATCCTGCCGGGCGTGACCATCGGCGACGGCGCCCTGATCGGGGCCGGGGCGGTGGTGACCCGGGATGTGCCGGATGGCGTCACGGTGGTCGGAAACCCGGCCAAAATCCTGCCGCCGAAAGCTCTCCCGTCATCCTGAGGTGCGAGCTCTTGCGAGCCTCGAAGGATGGCCACGGGCTCCGGCGAGCCCGCCGCCGCCCTTCGAGGCCTCCGCTGCGCTCCGGCACCTCAGGGTGACGGCTTCGTGAGGGGCCGGAGACGCCCCTTTGCGATCCCTGTTCCCCCTGCTATGGAATGCCCGATGTCTGCACGGCGCCCCATCATAAGCATTATCGGCCCGGCTTCCGCCTGAGCTTCGCTCGGCGCAAGACCGGGACCGACCTGTTTCATCGCGTTTTCGACGCGTATCCGCGCCATTCGAGCCAGCCCGAGCACCCATGTCCGACAAGCCCGCGACCCAAAAAGACGTTCAAGACTATTCAAAAACTCTTTACCTGCCGCAGACCGAGTTCCCGATGCGCGCCGGTCTGCCCACCAGCGAGCCGAAGATGCTTGAGCGGTGGAAGGAGATCGACCTCTACAAGCAGCTCCGCGAGAAGGCCAAGGGTCGGGCAAAGTTCGTGCTGCATGACGGCCCGCCCTATGCGAACGGCAACATCCATATCGGCCATTCGCTCAACAAGATCCTCAAGGACGTGGTGACCAAGAGCCAGCAGATGCTGGGCTTCGATAGCAACTATGTGCCGGGCTGGGACTGCCACGGCCTGCCGATCGAGTGGAAGATCGAGGAAGAGAACTACCGCTCCAAGGGCAAGGCCAAGCCGAATTTCAAGGACGGCGCGGCGATGATCGCGTTCCGCCAGGAATGCCGCGCCTATGCCAACAAGTGGCTCGACATCCAGCGCGAGGAATTCAAGCGTCTCGGCATCATCGGCGACTGGGCAGGCCGCTACGCCACCATGGACTTCTTCGCCGAAGCGCAGATCGCGCGTGAGCTGATGAAGTTCGCCGCCAACGGCACGCTGTATCGCGGCTCCAAGCCGGTGATGTGGAGCGTGGTCGAGAAGACCGCGTTGGCCGAAGCGGAAGTGGAATATGAGGACTACACATCGGACACGGTGTGGGTGAAGTTTCCGGTCAAGGCCGAGTATGGCCGCCTCGCCAAGGCCTCGGTGGTGATCTGGACCACCACGCCATGGACCCTGCCCGGCAACCGCGCCATCACCTTTGCGCCGAAGGTCGCCTATGGCCTCTACAAGGTCACCGACGCACCGGAAGACAACTGGGTGAAGACCGGCGAATTGCTGCTGCTGGCCGATGCGCTGGCCGAGAGCGTGTTCAAGCAGGCGCGTGTCACGTCCTATGAGAAGGTCAGCGACGTCTCCGCCGACATCCTCGATGCGGTTGAGGTCAGGCATCCGCTCGCCGGTTTTGCCGGCGGCTATGAATTCACCGTGCCGCTGATCGAAGGCGATCACGTCACCGACGATGCCGGTACCGGCTTTGTGCATACGGCGCCCGGCCACGGCCGCGAAGACTTCGACGCCTGGATGAACGCCGCCCGCGATCTCGAAGCGCGCGGCATCTCGTCGGTGATCCCCTACACCGTCGATGAGAACGGCGCGCTCACCGAGCAAGCGCCGGGCTTCACCGGCGAACGCGTCATCAACGACAAGGGCGAGAAAGGCGGCGCCAACGAAGCCGTCATCAAGCAGCTCTTGGCCCACGGCAACCTGATGGCGCGCTCGCGCGTCAAGCATCAATATCCGCATTCCTGGCGCTCCAAGAAGCCGGTGATCTATCGCAACACGCCACAATGGTTCATCGCGATGGACAAGGACATCGCGGACGACGGCAAGGCGAAGCCGGGCGACACCGTCCGTCGTCGTGCGCTCGACGCCATCAAGGTCACGCAGTGGGTGCCGGCCGCCGGCCAGAACCGCATCACCGGCATGATCTCGGGTCGCCCCGACTGGGTGATCTCGCGCCAGCGCGCCTGGGGCGTGCCGATCGCGGTGTTCGTGCGCGAGACCGGCGACGGCGCGGCCGAAATCCTGCAGGACGCCGACGTCAACAAGCGCATCGCGGACGCTTTCGAGAAGGAAGGCGCCGACGCCTGGTACGCTGAAGGCGCGCGCGAGCGCTTCCTCGGCTCGCTGTCGAACGAAGAGTGGAAGAAGGTCGATGACATCTGCGACGTCTGGTTCGACTCCGGTTCGACCCATGCCTTCGTGCTCGAAGATCCCGTGCACTTCCCCGGCCTCGCCGGCATCAAGCGCAAGGTCGATGGCGGCGCCGACACCGTCATGTATCTCGAAGGCTCCGACCAGCATCGCGGCTGGTTCCACTCGTCGCTGCTGGAAAGCTGCGGCACGCGCGGCCGCGCGCCCTATGATGTCGTGCTGACTCACGGCTTCACGCTGGACGAGAACGGCCGCAAGATGTCGAAGTCGCTCGGCAACACCATCGAGCCGCAGAAAGTGATCAAGGATTCCGGCGCCGATATCCTGCGCCTGTGGGTCTGCGCCACCGACTATGCCGACGATCAGCGCATCGGCCCGGAAATCATCAAGAACACCATCGAGACCTATCGCAAGCTGCGCAACAGCGTGCGCTGGATGCTCGGCACGCTGCATCACTTCGACAAGACCGATGCCGTCGCGTTCAAGGACATGCCCGAGCTCGAACGGCTGATGCTGCATCAGCTCGCCGAGATCGATGCGAAGGTGCAGCAGGCGTATAAGGACTTCGACTACAAGACCGTGGTGGCCTCGCTCGCGACCTTCATGAACACCGAACTGTCGGCGTTCTATTTCGATATCCGCAAGGACACGCTGTATTGCGACGCGCCCTCCTCGGTCGCCCGCAAGGCGGCGCTGACGGCGATCGACACCATCTGCGACGCCATCCTGAAATGGCTGGCGCCCATCCTGTCCTTCACCATGGACGAAGCCTGGCGCATGTATCGTCCCGATGCCGAACCATCCGTGCATCTGACCGTGTTCCCGGAAGGGCTGGGCCAATTCAGGGATGAAGCGTTGGCCACGAAGTGGGAGACCATCCGCGACGTTCGCCGTGTCGTCACCGGCGCGCTGGAAGTCGAGCGTGCGGCGAAGAATATCGGCTCGTCGCTGGAAGCCTCGCCGCTGGTGCATGTTGCCGACAAAGCGGTGTTCGACCTGTTTGCAAGCGTGGACCTCGCCGAGATCTGCATCACCTCGAACGCGATGCTCACCAATGGCGATGCACCAGCCGGTGCCTTCACGCTCAGTGACGTTCCCGGCGTCGCCGTGGTGGTCGAAAAGGCTATCGGTACCAAGTGCGCCCGCTCCTGGAAGATCCTGCCCACGGTCGGTGCGGACAAGGACTATCCGGACGTGACGCCGCGCGACGCACAGGCGCTGCGTGAATGGAAGGCGCTGGGAGTCGCTGTGTGAGCCCAGCCGCCCGTTCCGGCCTGATCGTCGCCGTCGCCACCCTGATCCTCGATCAGGCGTCCAAGCTGTGGCTGCTCTACGGCTTCGATCTCGGTCATCGCGGGCTGGTGAAGGTGCTGCCCTTCTTCGACCTGATTCTCGCCTGGAATACCGGCATCAGCTACGGCTGGTTCTCGGATTCCGGGCCGATGGGGCAGGTCGCCCTTCTGGCCTTCAAGGTGGTGGCGGTGATAGCCCTCACCGTCTGGATGGTCCGCGCCGAGACCCGGCTTGCGACAATTGCACTCGGTTTGATCATCGGCGGCGCCATCGGCAATGCCATCGACCGGCTTGCCTACGGCGCCGTGGTCGATTTCGCCCTGCTCCACGCCGAAATCGGCGGCAAAACCTACAACTGGTACGTGTTTAACCTTGCGGATGTCGCCATCGTTGCCGGTGTGGCGGCCTTGCTGTATGACTCTTTCTTCAACGCACCCGCCGCAAAAGCGCCCTGATCCCAGCCGATATGCGAGGCCACGGGCGACGTCGGCGGAACCGCGTCATTTTCAGCGATCCGCCAGAGATTTGAACAGGATGAACACGATGCGCGAGACCGGGACCGGTAGGGCTCTGCACCTTTCATCGAGCGCGCTGACGCGCTCCCTGCGACTGGCCATGGCCGCTCTCGGAATCGGACTTGTGATGTCGGGCAGCATGGCCCGCGCTGAAGAAGACGACGATCTGACCTTCGAAGAGAAGTTCATCAAACAAGTGATGACCGGCCTCGGCGGCACCAATATGGACAATACCGGCATCGACTACCGTGAGCGTTCGCCGCTGGTGGTGCCGCCCAAGCTCGATCTGCCGCCCCCGGCCGCCACCGCATCGACTGCCAACGTCCCGAACTGGCCGAAGGATCCGGACATGCAGCGCCGCCGCGAGGCCGCAGCAGCAGCAAAGACCGGGCGTCCCGAAGCAGTGCTCGAGGCCGCCCGTCCGCTGACTCCAAAGGAAATGGCGCCGAAGCGCGCCCGTGTGAGCTCCTCCGGCGTCGACAATTCGCATCCGGGCGATCCGAACAAGAACATCGTGCTGAGCCCGAGCCAGCTCGGCGTGAGCAGCAGCACGCTCAAGAACATGTTCGGCAGCAACAAGGGCGAGACCGCCGAGTTCAAGGGCGAGCCGACGCGCGACGCGCTCACGCAACCCCCGGTCGGCTACCAGACGCCTGCGCAGGGCTATGCCTATGGCACTGGGCCGAAGGAAGTCATGCGGAACGAAGGTTTCCTCAATCCGATGACGGGCAAGTATTGATCGCGGCGCTGCCGTTGCCACGATCCACGTTACCGCGACTTAACTTGCGGCACACATCGCCCTTCGCCATTTTTTCAGGACCGTTTTAGCGCAACAACCGGCTGCATCTGCAGCCGGCGCGATCGATTGCACGCGCAAGGAGCAGCCAGCCCAGCCATGAGAACATCATTCGCCCGTGCCGTACGCTCCGCCGTCGCCGCCACGCTGCTGCTCACCGGCAGCTTCACCCTCGCAGCACAAGCGCAGACCGACAGCCCGAAGCCGCCGACGACGTTCAAGCTCGACAACGGCATGCAGGTTGTCGTGATCGAAGATCACCGCACTCCGGTCGTGACGCAGATGATCTGGTACAAGGTCGGC
It contains:
- the lspA gene encoding signal peptidase II, with amino-acid sequence MEGAGSRCVSPAARSGLIVAVATLILDQASKLWLLYGFDLGHRGLVKVLPFFDLILAWNTGISYGWFSDSGPMGQVALLAFKVVAVIALTVWMVRAETRLATIALGLIIGGAIGNAIDRLAYGAVVDFALLHAEIGGKTYNWYVFNLADVAIVAGVAALLYDSFFNAPAAKAP
- the ileS gene encoding isoleucine--tRNA ligase is translated as MSDKPATQKDVQDYSKTLYLPQTEFPMRAGLPTSEPKMLERWKEIDLYKQLREKAKGRAKFVLHDGPPYANGNIHIGHSLNKILKDVVTKSQQMLGFDSNYVPGWDCHGLPIEWKIEEENYRSKGKAKPNFKDGAAMIAFRQECRAYANKWLDIQREEFKRLGIIGDWAGRYATMDFFAEAQIARELMKFAANGTLYRGSKPVMWSVVEKTALAEAEVEYEDYTSDTVWVKFPVKAEYGRLAKASVVIWTTTPWTLPGNRAITFAPKVAYGLYKVTDAPEDNWVKTGELLLLADALAESVFKQARVTSYEKVSDVSADILDAVEVRHPLAGFAGGYEFTVPLIEGDHVTDDAGTGFVHTAPGHGREDFDAWMNAARDLEARGISSVIPYTVDENGALTEQAPGFTGERVINDKGEKGGANEAVIKQLLAHGNLMARSRVKHQYPHSWRSKKPVIYRNTPQWFIAMDKDIADDGKAKPGDTVRRRALDAIKVTQWVPAAGQNRITGMISGRPDWVISRQRAWGVPIAVFVRETGDGAAEILQDADVNKRIADAFEKEGADAWYAEGARERFLGSLSNEEWKKVDDICDVWFDSGSTHAFVLEDPVHFPGLAGIKRKVDGGADTVMYLEGSDQHRGWFHSSLLESCGTRGRAPYDVVLTHGFTLDENGRKMSKSLGNTIEPQKVIKDSGADILRLWVCATDYADDQRIGPEIIKNTIETYRKLRNSVRWMLGTLHHFDKTDAVAFKDMPELERLMLHQLAEIDAKVQQAYKDFDYKTVVASLATFMNTELSAFYFDIRKDTLYCDAPSSVARKAALTAIDTICDAILKWLAPILSFTMDEAWRMYRPDAEPSVHLTVFPEGLGQFRDEALATKWETIRDVRRVVTGALEVERAAKNIGSSLEASPLVHVADKAVFDLFASVDLAEICITSNAMLTNGDAPAGAFTLSDVPGVAVVVEKAIGTKCARSWKILPTVGADKDYPDVTPRDAQALREWKALGVAV